The following are from one region of the Pseudazoarcus pumilus genome:
- a CDS encoding alpha/beta fold hydrolase, which yields MDVVDTGSGPVTIVAVHGIQGTRAAWNALASQLCGEARFVLPNLRGRAAARRGTGVEDYRLECLADDLEEVIRERVSDAPFVLAGWSMGVSVSLEYLSRSGVPRPQGLVLMSGTPTLDRAQWFRERGAALIEEIAEREVRLGLVEAADRDAAAWTWEAIRGTNQTRLLRAITIPTLIIHGRDDADSPWAHAELLAAGLPDARLCGLAGIGHSVLKDATGDVAREVRDFLQSLNLTGKR from the coding sequence ATGGACGTCGTCGACACCGGTAGCGGTCCGGTGACCATCGTCGCCGTGCACGGCATCCAGGGTACGCGCGCCGCGTGGAACGCTCTGGCGAGCCAGTTGTGCGGCGAGGCACGCTTCGTGCTGCCGAATCTGCGCGGACGCGCAGCGGCCCGTCGTGGCACTGGCGTCGAGGACTACCGTCTCGAATGCCTCGCCGACGATCTCGAAGAGGTCATCCGGGAGCGCGTCAGTGACGCGCCCTTCGTGCTCGCCGGCTGGAGCATGGGCGTGTCGGTGTCGCTGGAATACCTGTCGCGTAGCGGCGTGCCACGCCCACAAGGTCTGGTGCTGATGTCGGGTACGCCGACGCTCGATCGTGCTCAATGGTTCCGCGAGCGCGGTGCGGCGTTGATCGAAGAGATCGCCGAGCGTGAAGTGCGTCTGGGTCTGGTCGAGGCAGCCGACCGCGACGCTGCCGCGTGGACCTGGGAGGCGATCCGCGGAACCAACCAGACGCGTCTGCTGAGGGCGATCACGATACCGACACTGATCATTCACGGTCGCGACGACGCGGATTCGCCATGGGCGCATGCCGAGTTGCTGGCCGCCGGCCTGCCCGACGCACGGCTGTGCGGGCTTGCCGGCATTGGCCATAGCGTGCTCAAGGACGCCACCGGGGACGTGGCGCGCGAAGTGCGCGACTTTCTGCAAAGCCTGAACCTGACGGGGAAACGATGA
- the ilvD gene encoding dihydroxy-acid dehydratase — protein MADPVLRSNFEPGTTRWAVRRAQWLAMGIPEEDFDKPKIAIVNSSSKLSVCYAHLDDVARQVEKAIRAAGGVPFEIRTVAPSDFVTSAGKQGRYLMPTRDLLVNDVEVQVEGAELDGMILLASCDKTTPGQLMACARLNIPALILPCGYQLGGECGGRHVDIEEVYKAVGTVKAGRMTLIELEDMTRHAIKGPGVCAGLATANTMQCMAEALGMALPHSAPIRAGGPRLAEQADKAGAKIVELVNKNLRPRDILTPAAFRNAVTVAVAMGGSVNCVRHLIATSIEAECAVDVLAEFERAADVDQLTLVRPNGPHRIEDLDAGGGCAGVMRQLRARLDLSVLTVTGATLEANLAEVPQPDEAFIRPASNPFRREPGLIVIRGNLAPEGAVVKLSAVPEAVRRFAGVARVFEDENEAIAGLQDGTVRAGDVIVLRMMGARGGPGTVFAASFMAALVGAGLGDTVAVVTDGELSGLNSGITIGQVMPEAAEGGPLAVVRNGDMVEIDLTRRVLAFDVTDDELAARLAAFVPPVLDLKPGWLSMYRQLVQPMSQGAVLGERRRPGVHK, from the coding sequence ATGGCCGATCCAGTACTGCGCAGCAACTTCGAACCGGGCACGACGCGCTGGGCAGTGCGCCGCGCGCAATGGCTGGCGATGGGCATCCCCGAGGAAGACTTCGACAAGCCCAAGATCGCCATCGTCAATTCGTCGAGCAAGCTGTCGGTGTGCTACGCGCATCTCGACGACGTCGCACGCCAGGTGGAAAAGGCGATTCGCGCCGCGGGCGGCGTGCCCTTCGAGATCCGCACGGTTGCCCCCTCGGATTTCGTCACCAGCGCCGGCAAGCAGGGCCGCTATCTGATGCCCACGCGCGACCTGCTGGTCAATGACGTCGAGGTCCAGGTCGAAGGCGCGGAACTGGACGGCATGATCCTGCTCGCCTCGTGCGACAAGACCACGCCGGGGCAGCTGATGGCCTGCGCGCGGCTCAACATCCCGGCGCTCATCCTGCCTTGCGGCTACCAGCTCGGCGGCGAGTGCGGCGGGCGCCATGTCGACATCGAGGAGGTGTACAAGGCGGTGGGTACGGTCAAGGCCGGCCGCATGACGCTGATCGAACTCGAAGACATGACCCGCCACGCGATCAAGGGCCCGGGCGTGTGCGCGGGCCTTGCCACCGCCAACACCATGCAGTGCATGGCCGAGGCGCTGGGCATGGCCTTGCCGCACAGTGCGCCGATCCGTGCCGGTGGGCCGCGCCTGGCCGAGCAGGCGGACAAGGCCGGCGCCAAGATCGTCGAGCTGGTGAACAAGAACCTCCGTCCGCGCGACATCCTCACGCCGGCGGCCTTCCGCAACGCGGTCACGGTGGCCGTGGCGATGGGCGGTTCGGTCAACTGCGTGCGTCACCTCATCGCCACGTCCATCGAGGCCGAGTGCGCGGTCGACGTTCTGGCCGAGTTCGAACGCGCGGCCGATGTAGACCAGCTCACCCTGGTGCGTCCCAACGGCCCGCACCGCATCGAGGATCTGGACGCCGGCGGCGGCTGTGCCGGCGTGATGCGCCAGCTGCGCGCGCGCCTGGACCTGTCGGTGCTCACGGTCACGGGCGCGACGCTGGAAGCCAACCTCGCCGAAGTGCCGCAACCCGACGAAGCCTTCATCCGCCCGGCATCCAACCCCTTTCGTCGCGAGCCGGGGCTGATCGTGATCCGCGGCAATCTCGCGCCCGAAGGTGCGGTGGTCAAGCTCTCGGCCGTGCCCGAGGCGGTGCGCCGCTTTGCCGGTGTCGCGCGCGTGTTCGAGGACGAAAACGAAGCCATCGCCGGTCTGCAGGACGGCACCGTGCGTGCCGGCGATGTCATCGTGCTGCGCATGATGGGCGCCAGGGGCGGGCCGGGCACGGTGTTCGCGGCGAGCTTCATGGCCGCACTGGTCGGTGCGGGCCTGGGTGACACCGTGGCGGTGGTCACCGACGGCGAACTGTCGGGCCTGAACAGCGGCATCACCATCGGACAGGTCATGCCCGAGGCGGCCGAGGGTGGCCCGCTGGCGGTGGTGCGCAATGGCGATATGGTCGAGATCGACCTGACGCGCCGCGTGCTGGCCTTTGACGTGACCGACGACGAACTGGCCGCGCGCCTGGCGGCCTTCGTGCCGCCGGTCCTCGATCTCAAGCCGGGCTGGCTTTCGATGTATCGTCAGCTCGTGCAGCCGATGTCTCAGGGCGCGGTGCTCGGCGAGCGCCGCCGGCCGGGAGTCCACAAATGA
- a CDS encoding sterol desaturase family protein, protein MMTEKQRKFREQYKADISPMYNGLVHIIVMYGVGIAAIWYCVSQIENLGWEWLIAVPVFIAGNFVEWFMHRYVMHRRINVFGLRQIYERHTRQHHQYFTDNEATIDSSREFRIVFFPWRVLATLGAAGLPLAFIAGWLFGPNAGYVLFMTMVAQYLTYETFHYCCHCHDNWFVRNMPFINTIRRHHTAHHNQGIMMKYNMNLTFPIADWFMGTSDLDRGLLGTLFNGYDESHVKKDLRPIIERFRVDDSRVTLDGPELTPEEEQVIDRALAS, encoded by the coding sequence ATGATGACCGAGAAGCAACGCAAGTTCCGGGAACAGTACAAGGCCGACATCAGCCCGATGTACAACGGCCTGGTACACATCATCGTGATGTACGGCGTGGGCATTGCCGCGATCTGGTATTGCGTGAGTCAGATCGAGAATCTGGGCTGGGAATGGCTGATCGCCGTGCCCGTGTTCATCGCCGGCAACTTCGTCGAGTGGTTCATGCACCGCTACGTGATGCATCGGCGCATCAACGTGTTCGGCCTGCGCCAGATCTACGAGCGCCACACACGCCAGCACCACCAGTACTTCACCGACAACGAGGCGACGATCGACTCCTCGCGCGAATTCCGCATCGTGTTCTTCCCGTGGCGCGTGCTCGCCACGCTGGGTGCGGCCGGGTTGCCGCTGGCCTTCATCGCCGGCTGGCTGTTCGGACCGAACGCGGGCTACGTGCTGTTCATGACCATGGTCGCGCAATACCTGACCTACGAGACCTTCCACTATTGCTGCCACTGCCACGACAACTGGTTCGTGCGCAACATGCCCTTCATCAACACCATCCGTCGCCATCACACGGCGCATCACAACCAGGGGATCATGATGAAGTACAACATGAACCTCACCTTCCCGATCGCCGACTGGTTCATGGGCACCAGCGACCTCGATCGCGGTCTGCTCGGCACGCTGTTCAACGGCTATGACGAGTCGCACGTGAAGAAGGACCTGCGCCCCATCATCGAGCGCTTCCGGGTGGACGACTCGCGCGTGACGCTGGACGGCCCCGAACTCACGCCCGAAGAGGAGCAGGTGATCGACAGGGCGCTGGCGAGCTGA
- a CDS encoding GntR family transcriptional regulator encodes MSAARAPASASAPAPLAGRPRPTLKEQAYTRIEEAIVTLELPPGRVVSESAMSEMTGIGRTPIREAIQRLAQENLIIVLPQRGLLVAEMDVRKQLRLLETRREVERLIARSAARRATAAERQRFAELAAEFEAEAVADDDTGFVRSDRDFNELCLSAARNEFAEGAMRLMHGLSRRFWYVHYKQAADLPETARLHAAIADAIARGEVEGAGRALDRLLDQMEEFTRSTVLSDL; translated from the coding sequence ATGTCCGCAGCCCGAGCTCCAGCAAGCGCAAGCGCGCCCGCCCCTCTCGCCGGCCGGCCTCGTCCGACCCTCAAGGAACAGGCCTATACGCGCATCGAGGAAGCCATCGTCACGCTGGAGCTGCCACCCGGCCGCGTGGTGTCGGAGTCGGCGATGAGCGAGATGACCGGCATCGGCCGCACGCCGATCCGCGAAGCCATTCAGCGTCTGGCGCAGGAGAACCTCATCATCGTGCTGCCGCAGCGCGGCCTGCTGGTGGCCGAGATGGATGTGCGCAAGCAGTTGCGCCTGCTCGAGACACGCCGCGAGGTCGAGCGTCTGATCGCGCGCAGCGCCGCGCGACGCGCGACAGCAGCCGAACGCCAGCGCTTCGCCGAACTGGCCGCCGAATTCGAGGCCGAGGCGGTGGCCGATGACGACACCGGCTTCGTACGCAGCGACCGCGACTTCAACGAGCTTTGCCTGAGCGCTGCGCGCAACGAGTTCGCCGAGGGCGCGATGCGGCTGATGCACGGCCTGTCGCGCCGCTTCTGGTACGTGCACTACAAGCAGGCCGCGGACCTGCCCGAAACCGCCAGGTTGCACGCGGCGATCGCGGACGCGATCGCGCGCGGCGAGGTCGAAGGGGCGGGTCGCGCGCTCGACCGCCTGCTCGACCAGATGGAGGAGTTCACACGCTCGACTGTGCTTTCCGACCTGTAG
- a CDS encoding DUF1328 domain-containing protein, protein MLYYTVVFLVVALIAGLFGFTGLAAGAVDIARVLFFIFIVLFVASLVMGGIGRR, encoded by the coding sequence ATGCTTTACTACACTGTCGTGTTTCTGGTCGTCGCGCTGATCGCCGGTCTGTTCGGATTCACCGGCCTTGCCGCCGGTGCAGTCGACATCGCGCGCGTACTGTTCTTCATCTTCATCGTCCTGTTCGTCGCCTCGCTCGTAATGGGAGGGATCGGCAGGAGGTAG
- a CDS encoding Crp/Fnr family transcriptional regulator yields MPRQHDPLQNHLLAALRSEDFGPLADQLELVHLALGESLYESGTQMHHVYFPTDAIVSLLYVMEDGSSAQIAVVGNDGIVGVSLFMGGETTPSRAVVQSAGHAYRLRGQILKDAFHRFAGAYEGALHDLLLRYTQALLTQMAQTAVCNRHHALDRQLCRLLLLSLDRLQSNELVMTQELIASLLGVRREGVTEAAGNLQKAGLIAYRRGHISVIDRPGLEKRSCECYRVVRTETDRLLPPHLFQRA; encoded by the coding sequence ATGCCCCGGCAGCACGACCCCCTACAGAACCACCTGCTCGCGGCGCTACGATCCGAGGATTTCGGGCCACTCGCCGACCAACTGGAACTGGTTCATCTGGCACTCGGCGAGTCGCTCTACGAGTCGGGTACGCAGATGCATCATGTGTACTTCCCGACCGACGCCATCGTCTCCCTGCTCTACGTCATGGAAGATGGCTCCTCGGCGCAGATCGCGGTGGTCGGCAACGATGGCATCGTCGGCGTATCGCTGTTCATGGGGGGCGAAACCACCCCCAGCCGCGCCGTGGTGCAAAGTGCCGGTCACGCCTACCGCCTCAGGGGGCAGATCCTCAAGGATGCCTTCCACCGCTTCGCCGGCGCCTACGAAGGCGCCCTGCATGATCTGCTGCTGCGCTACACACAGGCGCTGCTCACGCAGATGGCGCAGACCGCCGTGTGCAATCGTCATCACGCTCTCGACCGGCAGCTTTGCCGCCTGCTGCTGCTGTCACTCGACCGTCTGCAGTCGAACGAGCTGGTGATGACCCAGGAACTGATCGCGAGCCTGCTCGGCGTACGTCGCGAGGGCGTCACCGAAGCCGCCGGCAATCTGCAGAAGGCCGGCCTGATCGCGTACCGCCGCGGCCATATCAGCGTCATCGACCGTCCCGGCCTGGAGAAGCGCAGTTGCGAGTGTTACCGGGTGGTGAGAACCGAAACCGACCGACTGCTACCGCCGCACCTGTTCCAGCGCGCTTGA
- a CDS encoding isocitrate lyase/PEP mutase family protein → MSVSTISPAQRERARRLTALHHSGTALALPNAWDAASARVFEAAGAQAIGTSSAGIAFSRGYPDGERTPLAEMIDVVRRMVAVVDVPVTVDIEAGYGATREAVLETVRAVIDAGAVGVNLEDAPTDRPGELRDTAEQAGLIAAVRALASEAGIDLYINARTDVFWLRLGSAESRLEATLARLRAYRDAGASGVFVPGVTDADTIAALVSGAACPLNVLAGPGCPDIAGMTRLGVARVSVGSGPARAIMALTRRIGIDLLEHGRFDAMLADTIPYAEANALFERR, encoded by the coding sequence ATGAGCGTATCGACGATTTCGCCCGCGCAGCGAGAGCGCGCGCGACGCCTCACCGCCTTGCACCACAGCGGCACCGCGCTGGCGTTGCCCAACGCCTGGGACGCGGCCAGCGCGCGCGTGTTCGAGGCGGCCGGCGCGCAGGCCATCGGCACCAGCAGCGCGGGCATCGCGTTCTCGCGCGGCTACCCGGACGGCGAGCGCACTCCGCTGGCCGAGATGATCGACGTCGTGCGTCGCATGGTCGCCGTCGTGGATGTGCCGGTGACGGTGGACATCGAGGCCGGCTACGGGGCGACGCGCGAGGCCGTGCTCGAGACCGTGCGTGCGGTGATCGATGCCGGTGCGGTGGGGGTGAACCTCGAAGACGCGCCAACGGATCGTCCGGGCGAGTTACGCGACACTGCTGAACAGGCGGGGCTGATCGCGGCCGTGCGTGCGCTCGCCAGCGAGGCCGGCATCGACCTCTACATCAATGCGCGCACCGACGTGTTCTGGCTGCGGCTGGGCTCGGCGGAATCGCGCCTGGAGGCGACGCTGGCTCGGCTTCGCGCCTATCGCGACGCGGGCGCGAGCGGGGTGTTCGTGCCCGGCGTGACCGATGCCGACACCATCGCCGCGCTGGTCTCCGGTGCAGCCTGCCCGCTCAACGTGCTGGCCGGACCGGGTTGTCCGGACATCGCGGGCATGACGCGCCTGGGTGTCGCACGCGTGAGTGTCGGTTCCGGCCCGGCGCGCGCGATCATGGCGCTGACGCGGCGCATCGGCATCGACCTGCTCGAGCACGGGCGCTTCGACGCGATGCTCGCCGACACCATTCCCTATGCCGAGGCCAACGCGCTGTTCGAGCGGCGATGA
- a CDS encoding FAD-dependent oxidoreductase: MNETILDARPASRIDTDVLVVGGGAAGVAAAVTAARQGVRVLLLERYGFCGGGAVAGLSGTICGLYEAAESDTAPPRQIVFGFADEFVRTMSARNGLTGPVRYGRTFTRVHDPLVWRESADELLAEAGVHVLLHTLVTDVLTDGGERIAGVVAWTKQGRIEVRAGITVDASGDADLVTMAGLPFSVGHEGQVQNPTMIFRLQGVDVERFVATYGPDSILGADVMQAIVEANASGRYRLPRAKVFLFETPRPGELLCNATRIVGRDGRELNPINVADITEAEIEGRRQVREYARFFRDRLAGCEQAFVNDTGVQVGVRQTRQVDGITTLANEDVVTGVKRADGIARSPWPIELHSGEKPRLSWLFQDHYEVPYGCFVPQRGESLLVAGRCLSAQHEAMASARVTAQCFGYGHAIGHAAAIALRDGVAPRAIRGEDLRDVLNRDGARLDE; this comes from the coding sequence ATGAACGAGACCATTCTCGATGCCCGTCCGGCCAGCCGCATCGATACCGACGTGCTGGTGGTCGGCGGCGGTGCGGCCGGGGTGGCGGCGGCGGTGACCGCTGCGCGCCAGGGGGTGCGCGTGTTGTTGCTGGAACGCTACGGCTTCTGCGGTGGCGGTGCGGTGGCCGGCCTGTCGGGCACGATCTGCGGGCTGTACGAAGCGGCGGAGTCCGACACCGCGCCACCACGCCAGATCGTGTTCGGCTTCGCCGACGAGTTCGTGCGCACCATGAGCGCGCGCAACGGCCTCACCGGACCGGTGCGCTACGGACGCACCTTCACCCGCGTGCACGACCCGCTGGTGTGGCGCGAATCGGCCGACGAGCTGCTCGCCGAAGCCGGCGTGCACGTGCTGCTGCATACGCTGGTCACCGATGTGCTGACCGATGGCGGCGAGCGCATCGCCGGCGTCGTGGCGTGGACCAAGCAGGGTCGCATCGAGGTGCGCGCCGGCATCACCGTGGATGCCAGCGGCGACGCCGATCTGGTGACCATGGCCGGCCTGCCGTTCTCGGTCGGGCACGAGGGCCAGGTGCAGAATCCGACCATGATCTTCCGCCTGCAAGGGGTGGACGTGGAGCGATTCGTCGCGACCTACGGCCCGGATTCGATTCTCGGCGCCGACGTCATGCAGGCCATCGTCGAGGCCAACGCCTCGGGCCGTTACCGCCTGCCGCGCGCCAAGGTGTTCCTGTTCGAGACCCCGCGCCCCGGCGAGTTGCTGTGCAACGCCACGCGCATCGTCGGGCGCGACGGGCGCGAACTCAACCCCATCAATGTGGCCGACATCACCGAGGCCGAGATCGAGGGCCGCCGCCAGGTGCGCGAATACGCGCGCTTCTTCCGCGACCGGCTGGCCGGCTGCGAGCAGGCCTTCGTCAACGACACCGGCGTGCAGGTGGGTGTGCGCCAGACGCGCCAGGTCGACGGCATCACGACGCTCGCCAACGAGGACGTCGTCACCGGTGTCAAGCGCGCCGACGGCATCGCGCGCAGCCCGTGGCCGATCGAACTGCATTCGGGCGAGAAGCCGCGACTGTCGTGGCTGTTCCAGGATCACTACGAAGTGCCCTACGGCTGCTTCGTGCCGCAGCGCGGCGAGTCGTTGCTGGTGGCCGGGCGCTGCCTGTCCGCCCAGCACGAGGCCATGGCCTCGGCGCGCGTGACCGCACAGTGCTTCGGCTACGGCCATGCCATCGGTCATGCGGCAGCGATCGCGCTGCGTGATGGCGTTGCGCCGCGCGCGATCCGTGGTGAGGACCTGCGCGACGTGCTCAACCGCGACGGCGCGCGCCTCGACGAATGA
- a CDS encoding BON domain-containing protein, protein MKKPSRYLMPILLASAVALTVGCSTSAGPKQTAGEYFDDSVLTTKVKAAIFDDPVLRVTDVTVETYDGVVQLSGFVNSRSDINRAVELARGVKGVKDVRNDMRRK, encoded by the coding sequence ATGAAAAAACCGTCCCGGTATCTGATGCCGATCCTGCTCGCTTCGGCCGTGGCATTGACGGTGGGTTGCTCCACTTCCGCGGGTCCCAAGCAGACGGCCGGCGAGTACTTCGACGACAGCGTGCTGACCACCAAGGTCAAGGCTGCGATCTTCGATGATCCCGTGCTGCGCGTGACCGATGTGACGGTCGAGACCTATGACGGAGTGGTGCAGCTCTCCGGCTTTGTCAATTCGCGCTCCGACATCAATCGGGCGGTCGAACTGGCGCGCGGAGTCAAGGGTGTCAAGGACGTGCGCAACGACATGCGTCGCAAGTAG
- a CDS encoding porin: MFRKRIVLLLAALGATSVSAQSNITLYGIVDANVSFSKIGDNRFRGVQSGGLSASRIGFRGTEDLGNGLKVLFTLEYGISTDTGDGITGARQSWVGLEGDYGFVGIGRQYSPGYNVSGLIDPFASSAALSPVLLAQGVNYQGSVFPVSTAATIQGGGGGRFDNSLLYRSRDFGGLRFEAMYAFGENADQGDMLGNRDAGNFIGLGGTYRNGPLTLGIAYHRSESTRFSFMGFDGRQLDKREWYLGGRYDLGPAELAVSWQEIRSGASFSGVGTDNWRDRIWQVSGLVPINQAGSILAGYAQLDAEYGDEDVKVWTLAYTHAMSRRTTAYAGYRHVDNRDAAGTGALPGLRVDDNFGRSSQGLVLGVRHAF, from the coding sequence ATGTTCAGAAAGAGGATCGTGCTGTTGCTCGCCGCGCTGGGCGCGACGAGCGTATCCGCACAATCGAACATCACGCTCTACGGCATCGTCGACGCCAACGTCAGTTTCTCGAAAATCGGCGACAACCGCTTCCGTGGCGTGCAGTCGGGCGGCCTGTCGGCCTCGCGCATCGGCTTTCGCGGCACCGAGGACCTGGGCAACGGCCTGAAGGTCCTGTTCACGCTGGAATACGGCATCAGCACCGACACCGGCGACGGCATTACCGGCGCACGCCAGTCGTGGGTCGGCCTCGAAGGCGATTACGGCTTCGTCGGCATCGGTCGCCAGTATTCGCCCGGCTACAACGTCTCGGGCCTGATCGATCCGTTCGCCAGTTCGGCGGCACTCTCGCCGGTACTGCTCGCGCAGGGGGTCAATTATCAGGGCAGCGTCTTCCCGGTCAGCACCGCCGCGACCATCCAGGGCGGCGGCGGCGGGCGCTTCGACAATTCGCTGCTGTATCGTTCGCGCGACTTCGGCGGCCTGCGCTTCGAGGCGATGTACGCCTTCGGCGAGAACGCCGACCAGGGCGACATGCTTGGCAACCGCGACGCGGGCAACTTCATCGGCCTGGGCGGGACCTACCGCAACGGCCCGCTGACGCTGGGCATCGCCTACCACCGCAGCGAGAGCACGCGTTTCAGTTTCATGGGCTTCGACGGCCGCCAGCTCGACAAGAGAGAATGGTATCTGGGCGGACGCTACGATCTGGGCCCGGCCGAGCTGGCCGTCTCCTGGCAGGAAATTCGCAGCGGCGCTTCGTTCTCAGGGGTTGGCACGGACAACTGGCGCGACCGCATCTGGCAGGTGTCGGGACTGGTTCCGATCAACCAGGCCGGCTCCATTCTCGCCGGCTACGCCCAACTGGACGCCGAGTACGGAGACGAGGACGTCAAGGTGTGGACGCTGGCCTATACCCATGCCATGTCTCGGCGCACCACGGCCTATGCCGGTTACCGTCACGTCGACAATCGCGACGCGGCCGGCACCGGCGCCCTGCCGGGGCTGCGGGTGGACGACAATTTCGGGCGCAGCAGCCAGGGGCTTGTGCTGGGTGTGCGACACGCGTTCTGA
- a CDS encoding glycine zipper 2TM domain-containing protein, giving the protein MKTNHRLTIATLAVAAVLGLSACGGMSSRDKSTAVGAGVGAIGGAVLTGGSAVGTVGGAAVGGIIGNQVGK; this is encoded by the coding sequence ATGAAAACCAATCACAGACTCACCATCGCCACCCTGGCTGTCGCAGCAGTACTGGGCCTGAGCGCATGCGGCGGCATGTCCTCGCGTGACAAGAGCACCGCAGTCGGTGCCGGTGTCGGTGCAATCGGCGGCGCGGTACTGACCGGTGGCAGTGCAGTCGGGACGGTCGGCGGCGCCGCGGTCGGCGGCATCATCGGCAACCAGGTCGGCAAATAA
- a CDS encoding iron-containing alcohol dehydrogenase, producing the protein MRSEDLIHWCAPARTVFGCGTRADLPALLARMGHRSGVLVTDTFFTGHTPWVREYVEAANALGIRTHVYAGGEPDPTTVLCDTATAEIRDALGDERIDHVIALGGGSNIDLAKALCLTLVDGRPIREFAGALAAQPQALPLVALPTTAGTGSEATPGAILIDPDNATKVAVMDNVLRPVVALIDPEFTYTCPPRVTADAGIDALTHAVESYMTMDSAEFDRGGNPDPGYSGRSSLTMMFAREAIRLCGLYLERSYTHGDDREARIGMAYASYYAALSYGSAGLNAVHGIAYAVAGQTHKSHGSTNAVMLPYVLDAMREVRRAELIDVGRMFGLTGDDDAVLLETPRRMREVVGKLDIPNDLERFGIAREDIDRLTEDALGVARLAKAFPVADVPASYRRIVDAAWHGRLAVDA; encoded by the coding sequence ATGAGAAGCGAAGACCTGATCCACTGGTGCGCGCCGGCGCGCACCGTTTTCGGCTGCGGCACGCGCGCCGATCTTCCGGCGCTGCTCGCGCGCATGGGCCATCGCAGCGGCGTGCTGGTGACCGACACCTTCTTTACCGGGCACACGCCGTGGGTGCGCGAGTATGTCGAGGCCGCCAACGCCCTGGGCATCCGCACCCATGTCTACGCCGGTGGCGAGCCCGATCCGACGACCGTCCTGTGCGACACGGCCACGGCCGAGATCCGTGACGCGCTGGGCGACGAACGCATCGATCACGTGATCGCGCTGGGCGGTGGCAGCAACATCGATCTGGCCAAGGCCTTGTGTCTGACGCTGGTCGACGGTCGTCCCATCCGAGAATTCGCGGGCGCGCTCGCGGCACAACCGCAGGCACTGCCGTTGGTGGCCTTGCCGACTACCGCCGGTACCGGCTCGGAGGCGACGCCGGGGGCGATCCTGATCGACCCGGACAACGCCACCAAGGTGGCGGTGATGGACAACGTGCTGCGCCCGGTTGTCGCACTGATCGACCCCGAGTTCACCTACACCTGCCCGCCGCGCGTCACGGCCGATGCCGGCATCGACGCGCTGACCCATGCGGTCGAGTCCTACATGACCATGGATTCGGCCGAATTCGACCGTGGTGGCAACCCCGATCCGGGCTACAGCGGACGCTCGTCGCTGACCATGATGTTCGCGCGCGAGGCCATCCGGCTGTGCGGTCTGTACCTGGAGCGCAGCTACACCCACGGCGACGACCGCGAGGCGCGCATCGGCATGGCCTACGCGAGCTACTACGCCGCGCTGTCCTACGGCAGCGCCGGACTCAACGCGGTGCATGGCATCGCCTACGCGGTGGCTGGTCAGACGCACAAGTCACACGGCAGTACCAACGCCGTGATGCTGCCCTATGTGCTGGACGCGATGCGTGAGGTGCGTCGCGCCGAACTGATCGACGTTGGCCGCATGTTCGGGCTGACCGGCGACGACGACGCCGTGCTGCTGGAGACGCCGCGGCGCATGCGCGAAGTGGTCGGGAAGCTGGACATCCCGAACGATCTGGAGCGTTTCGGCATCGCGCGCGAGGACATCGACCGGCTCACCGAAGATGCGCTGGGCGTTGCGCGTCTGGCCAAGGCCTTTCCGGTCGCCGACGTGCCGGCCAGCTACCGCCGCATCGTCGATGCGGCCTGGCATGGGCGGCTCGCCGTCGACGCGTAA